From Apium graveolens cultivar Ventura chromosome 9, ASM990537v1, whole genome shotgun sequence, the proteins below share one genomic window:
- the LOC141685163 gene encoding glutathione S-transferase T3-like, translated as MRGTEEVREIIDQWNLVEHKLLISAWLSVSIDPLIGTDQKAEAFWDRIHQYCEEYNTSVIKRGVMKFGSCYDEAQRNIGSGSNLENRIEEANALHLKYYKKKSNFEGHWCELRRHPKWRKPATSASSKRTKLSSSRAYSSEGNNDTSTSDDCEPVRPKGIKATKKKGKGKATAAEVEEYESLQVNDLRKMNIMDTINEIRQKEIETR; from the exons ATGAGAGGAACCGAAGAGGTACGAGAAATTATTGATCAGTGGAATTTGGTTGAGCATAAACTCTTAATCAGTGCATGGTTGAGTGTGTCAATTGATCCACTAATCGGTACTGATCAAAAAGCTGAAGCATTTTGGGACCGAATTCATCAGTATTGTGAAGAATATAATACTAGTGTCATTAAGAGAGGAGTTATG AAATTTGGATCGTGTTACGATGAGGCTCAGCGAAATATCGGAAGCGGTTCAAACTTGGAAAACAGAATTGAAGAAGCTAATGCACTTCATTTAAAATATTACAAGAAGAAGTCTAACTTTGAGGGTCATTGGTGTGAGCTACGTAGACATCCCAAATGGAGAAAACCTGCAACTAGTGCAAGTTCTAAAAGAACTAAATTAAGTAGTTCTAGAGCATACTCATCAGAGGGAAATAATGATACATCAACATCTGATGATTGTGAACCGGTTCGTCCTAAAGGTATAAAAGCAACTAAAAAGAAGGGAAAGGGGAAGGCAACAGCTGCAGAAGTTGAAGAGTATGAATCTTTACAAGTTAATGACTTGAGAAAGATGAATATAATGGATACAATAAATGAAATTCGTCAAAAAGAAATTGAGACACGATAA